The window GAGGTGCGCGACTTCGACTTGCTAGTCATCGGATCCGGCCCGGGCGGCCAGAAGGCCGCCATCGCCGCGGCCAAGCTCGGCCGCCGGGTCGCCGTCGTCGACCGCCCCGACATGGTCGGCGGGGTCTCCATCCACACCGGGACCATCCCCTCGAAAACGCTGCGCGAGGCGGTCCTCTATCTCACCGGTCTCACGCAGCGGGACCTGTACGGCCAGAGCTACCGGCTCAAGGAGGACATCACCGTCGCCGACCTGACCGCGCGCACCCAGCACGTGGTCAGCCGCGAGGTCGACGTCATCCGCAACCAGCTGTCCCGCAACCACGTCTCGCTGTTCGCCGGCACCGGCCGCTTCGTCGACGACCACACCGTCGCACTGCGCGAAGTGACCGGCCACGACCGGATGGTCAGCGCGGACACGATCGTCATCGCGACCGGCACGAGGCCTGCCAGGCCGGCCACCGTCGAGTTCGACGAGCGGACCGTCCTGGACTCCGACAACGTTCTCAACCTGGAGCGCGTGCCCCGCTCCATGGTCATCGTCGGGGCCGGCGTGATCGGCATGGAGTACGCCTCCATGTTCGCCGCCCTCGGCAGCAAGATCACCGTGGTCGAACAGCGCCCCGGGATGCTCGACTTCTGCGACGTCGAGGTGATCGAGTCACTCAAGTACCACCTCAGGGACCTCGCCGTCACCTTCCGCTTCGGCGAGACGGTCGCCGCGGTCGAGCGCCATCCGCGGGGCACGCTCACCATCCTGGAGAGCGGCAAGAAGATCCCGGCCGACGCCGTGATGTACTCCGCGGGCCGGCAGGGCCTCACCGACGAACTGGACCTCGACAAGGCCGGCCTGTCCGCCGACCGGCGCGGCCGGATCACGGTCGACGAGCACTACCGCACCGAAGTGCCGCACATCTACGCCGTCGGTGACGTCATCGGCTTCCCGGCGCTCGCCGCGACCTCGATGGAACAGGGGCGTACGGCGGCGTACCACGCGTGCGGCGAGCCGGTGAACCGCATGCACGACCTCCAGCCGATCGGCATCTACACCATCCCGGAGATCAGCTTCATCGGGCGGACCGAGGACCAGCTCACCGAGGACCGCGTGCCCTTCGAGGTCGGCATCTCCCGCTACCGCGAACTGGCCCGGGGCCAGATCATCGGCGACTCGCACGGCATGCTCAAGCTGCTCGTCTCCCCCGACGACCGGAAACTGCTCGGCGTGCACTGCTTCGGCACGGGTGCCACCGAGCTAATCCACATCGGTCAGTCCGTGATGGGCTGCGGCGGCACGGTCGACTATCTCGTCGACGCCGTCTTCAACTACCCGACCCTCGCGGAGTCCTACAAGGTCGCCGCGCTCGACGCCACCAACAAGATCCGCCAGATCGACCGGCTCAGGGACTGACCTGCGGCGCTGGTGGGTACCGAACTCTCACCAGCGCCCCACAGATCCCGCAGGGGACCTGCGTCCCCATCGGCAGTCGAGAGCATAAGCTCGACGGGTGGCCAAGTACTTCGACGTTCATCCCGAGAATCCCCAGCAGCGAACCCTCACCCATGTCGCCGACTCCATCCGTGACGGTGCGCTCGTCGTGTACCCCACGGACTCCTGCTTCGCGCTGGGATGCCAGTTGGGCAGCCGTGACGGCATCGACCGGATCCGCTCCATCCGCCGGCTCGACGACCGTCACCACTTCACGCTCGTGTGCCAGAACTTCGCGCAGCTCGGCCAGTTCGTGCACATCGACAACGACGTGTTCCGGGCCATCAAGGCGTCCACGCCCGGCAGTTACACCTTCATCCTTCCCGCGACCAGGGAAGTCCCGCGCAAGCTCCTCCACCCGAAGAAGAAGACGGTCGGCGTTCGCATCCCCGACCACACGGTCGCCCAGGCCCTGCTCGCAGAGCTCGGCGAGCCGCTCCTGTCCAGCACCCTCCTGCTGCCCGACGAGGAGGAACCGATGACCCAGGGCTGGGAGATCAAGGAGCGGCTGGACCATGTCGTGGACGCGGTGGTCGACTCCGGGGACTGCGGCACCGAGCCGACGACGGTCATCGACTTCTCCAGCGGCGAGGCCGAGATCGTACGCAAGGGAGCGGGCGACGTCTCGCGGTTCGGATGACCTGTCGCCCAGCGATACGGCTGACGGTGGAGCCGCCCCGGCCTTCGGCATGCGGCCGACGCACGGGGGCCGGGCGGAAGCGGCCGGGACATGTCGGGGAGCGCCGAAGCGTTCGCCGTACAGCATGGGTCCCATGACCGTCCCCCTCCGGCTTCTTCGCCGTACTGCCCGTGGTGTCCGGCCGTCCGCGGGCGGCGGCCGTGCGCGGCGAGGCATCACGTGACGCCGTGGGAGGCCATTGCCGTGTTCGTCGCGGGCGTGTGCGCGGGTGGCGTCAACACCGTCGTGGGGTCCGGGACCCTCATCACCTTTCCCG of the Streptomyces aurantiacus genome contains:
- the sthA gene encoding Si-specific NAD(P)(+) transhydrogenase, coding for MRDFDLLVIGSGPGGQKAAIAAAKLGRRVAVVDRPDMVGGVSIHTGTIPSKTLREAVLYLTGLTQRDLYGQSYRLKEDITVADLTARTQHVVSREVDVIRNQLSRNHVSLFAGTGRFVDDHTVALREVTGHDRMVSADTIVIATGTRPARPATVEFDERTVLDSDNVLNLERVPRSMVIVGAGVIGMEYASMFAALGSKITVVEQRPGMLDFCDVEVIESLKYHLRDLAVTFRFGETVAAVERHPRGTLTILESGKKIPADAVMYSAGRQGLTDELDLDKAGLSADRRGRITVDEHYRTEVPHIYAVGDVIGFPALAATSMEQGRTAAYHACGEPVNRMHDLQPIGIYTIPEISFIGRTEDQLTEDRVPFEVGISRYRELARGQIIGDSHGMLKLLVSPDDRKLLGVHCFGTGATELIHIGQSVMGCGGTVDYLVDAVFNYPTLAESYKVAALDATNKIRQIDRLRD
- a CDS encoding L-threonylcarbamoyladenylate synthase; translated protein: MAKYFDVHPENPQQRTLTHVADSIRDGALVVYPTDSCFALGCQLGSRDGIDRIRSIRRLDDRHHFTLVCQNFAQLGQFVHIDNDVFRAIKASTPGSYTFILPATREVPRKLLHPKKKTVGVRIPDHTVAQALLAELGEPLLSSTLLLPDEEEPMTQGWEIKERLDHVVDAVVDSGDCGTEPTTVIDFSSGEAEIVRKGAGDVSRFG